A genomic segment from Syntrophotalea acetylenivorans encodes:
- a CDS encoding diacylglycerol/lipid kinase family protein, with the protein MKIKLIANPVAGGDARNKIDCAVACLQSAGATVDLVLTEKRNDAMQAAIAAKSAGFDRIIAAGGDGTLNEVINGLAPSAIPLAFIPFGTTNVFALEVGIPFDVEQACAVALRGHPRPVCLGLAGDTRFLLMAGIGFDAEVVAGVSLPLKRRVGKLAYLVSSLKVLLRSVPGIIEAVDEQGRRYQGSSAVIGNGRYYGGRFSITPEASLQDDTLEVCLFRRRGRLGFLYSMLKVAFGRPLTEREVWRFKGRELTFAGSKAAVQLDGDYHGRLPMTFRAVFGELTLIYPTD; encoded by the coding sequence ATGAAAATCAAACTGATTGCCAATCCGGTGGCCGGTGGTGATGCGCGAAATAAAATAGATTGTGCGGTCGCCTGCCTGCAGTCCGCCGGCGCCACGGTTGATCTTGTGCTGACGGAAAAACGCAACGATGCCATGCAGGCCGCGATCGCTGCGAAATCGGCCGGTTTCGACCGCATTATAGCTGCCGGCGGTGATGGTACTCTCAATGAGGTGATCAACGGATTGGCCCCGTCAGCCATTCCGCTGGCGTTCATTCCTTTCGGGACCACCAACGTCTTCGCTCTTGAGGTAGGTATTCCTTTCGACGTGGAGCAGGCCTGCGCCGTGGCCTTGCGTGGCCATCCCCGACCGGTGTGTCTCGGTCTGGCTGGGGATACCCGGTTTTTGCTTATGGCCGGCATCGGTTTCGATGCCGAGGTGGTCGCCGGAGTTAGTCTACCGTTGAAACGCCGAGTCGGTAAGTTGGCCTACCTGGTAAGTTCTCTTAAGGTTTTGCTGCGCTCTGTACCCGGGATCATTGAGGCCGTCGATGAACAGGGTCGCCGCTATCAAGGAAGTTCCGCCGTTATCGGTAACGGTCGCTACTACGGCGGCCGTTTTTCCATTACCCCGGAAGCGTCGTTACAAGACGATACCTTGGAGGTCTGCCTGTTTCGTCGCAGGGGGCGCCTCGGATTTTTGTACAGCATGCTCAAGGTTGCTTTTGGCAGGCCCCTGACCGAAAGAGAGGTCTGGCGTTTTAAGGGGCGAGAACTCACATTCGCCGGGTCCAAAGCCGCGGTTCAACTCGATGGCGATTATCACGGCCGCCTGCCAATGACTTTTCGTGCTGTTTTTGGCGAGTTGACCTTGATCTATCCAACGGACTGA
- the metX gene encoding homoserine O-acetyltransferase MetX — protein sequence MDQSVGIVTTEYATFDVELPLESGRLLGSPLTLAYETYGCLNSSRSNAILVTHAWTGDAHAAGKHTPDDRKPGWWDDMIGPGKVLDTDRYFIVCSNVIGSCGGSTGPTSINPRTNRPYRLNFPVIMVRDMVRAQKLLIDHLGLDSLLTVIGGSMGAMQALEWGVLYPETVRSIIPIAGTGRTSPMAIALNALARQAIFNDPLWKKGNYKPEHPPAEGLALGRAVGHISFLSDASMNLKFGRRFSARDGMFDFFGQFEVERYLEYNGRNFIDRFDTNAFLYLAKALDLYDVAWDFANREEALSRIDCPSLWFAFSSDWLYPPQQSEEMVTLLKKLDKPVEYHLIDSDYGHDSFLIEPEKFTPLISAFLDRLATS from the coding sequence TTGGATCAGTCGGTAGGAATCGTCACAACCGAATACGCAACCTTCGATGTCGAGTTGCCCTTGGAAAGCGGCCGCCTGCTCGGGTCGCCCCTGACCCTCGCTTACGAGACCTACGGCTGTCTCAATTCAAGCCGTTCCAACGCCATCTTGGTCACCCATGCCTGGACGGGCGACGCCCACGCCGCCGGCAAACACACCCCGGATGACCGCAAACCGGGCTGGTGGGACGACATGATCGGGCCGGGCAAGGTCCTCGACACCGACCGCTATTTCATTGTCTGCAGCAACGTTATCGGCTCCTGCGGCGGCTCAACGGGGCCGACCAGCATTAACCCCCGCACCAACCGCCCCTACCGGCTGAATTTTCCAGTAATCATGGTGCGCGACATGGTCCGCGCCCAGAAACTGCTCATCGACCATCTGGGCCTCGACTCCTTGCTGACCGTCATCGGCGGCAGCATGGGGGCCATGCAGGCCCTGGAATGGGGTGTCCTCTACCCCGAAACAGTGCGCTCCATCATCCCCATAGCCGGCACCGGGCGCACCTCGCCCATGGCCATCGCTCTCAACGCTTTAGCCCGGCAGGCGATTTTTAACGATCCGCTATGGAAAAAGGGGAATTACAAGCCGGAGCATCCACCAGCCGAGGGATTGGCTTTGGGCCGGGCCGTCGGCCACATCTCGTTTTTGTCCGACGCCTCAATGAACCTCAAGTTCGGCCGGCGTTTTTCAGCCAGGGACGGCATGTTCGACTTTTTCGGCCAATTCGAGGTGGAGCGTTATCTCGAATACAATGGGCGCAACTTTATCGACCGTTTCGACACCAACGCCTTTCTCTACCTGGCCAAGGCTCTCGACCTCTACGATGTGGCCTGGGATTTCGCCAATCGCGAAGAGGCTCTGTCCCGGATCGATTGCCCCTCGCTGTGGTTCGCCTTCAGCTCCGACTGGCTCTATCCGCCCCAGCAAAGCGAAGAGATGGTGACCCTGCTCAAAAAGCTCGACAAACCCGTTGAATATCATCTGATCGATTCCGATTACGGCCACGACTCTTTTCTGATCGAACCGGAAAAGTTCACCCCCCTGATCAGTGCCTTTCTCGATCGGTTAGCGACCTCCTGA
- the rho gene encoding transcription termination factor Rho yields the protein MNLKELKEKKITDLVQIGKDLKLEGASGMRKQDLIFAILNATAAKKGAIYGEGVLEILPDGFGFLRAPDANYLPGPDDIYVSPSQIRRFNLRTGDTVAGQIRPPKEGERYFALLKVAEVNFENPAVARDKTLFDNLTPLYPEERIVLETEPDNLSMRVMDLAAPIGKGQRGLIVAPPRTGKTMLLQNIANSITTNHPEVYLIVLLIDERPEEVTDMQRSVNGEVISSTFDEPATRHVQVAEMVIEKARRLVEHKRDVVILLDSITRLARAYNTVVPPSGKILSGGVDSNALHKPKRFFGAARNIEEGGSLTIIATALIDTGSKMDEVIFEEFKGTGNMELQLDRRLVDKRTFPAIDINKSGTRREELLLDTTTLQRTWLLRKVLSNMNVVDSMEFLLEKLSACKGNQEFLDSMNQ from the coding sequence ATGAATCTGAAAGAGTTGAAAGAAAAGAAAATCACCGACCTGGTCCAGATTGGCAAGGACCTGAAGCTGGAGGGAGCTTCGGGGATGCGCAAGCAGGATCTCATTTTTGCAATCCTCAATGCGACAGCGGCGAAAAAGGGCGCCATCTACGGTGAGGGCGTGCTGGAGATATTGCCTGATGGTTTCGGCTTTCTGAGGGCTCCGGACGCCAATTATCTTCCCGGCCCGGACGATATTTATGTGTCTCCTTCGCAGATCCGCCGTTTCAATCTGCGTACCGGCGATACTGTGGCTGGACAGATTCGTCCCCCTAAAGAAGGGGAGCGTTACTTTGCGCTGCTCAAAGTGGCGGAGGTCAATTTCGAGAATCCGGCCGTGGCGCGGGACAAGACCCTGTTTGATAATTTGACGCCGCTGTATCCGGAAGAGCGAATTGTTCTGGAGACCGAACCGGACAACCTTTCCATGCGGGTTATGGATCTGGCGGCTCCTATCGGTAAGGGCCAGCGAGGCTTGATCGTTGCGCCTCCCCGTACCGGCAAGACCATGTTGCTGCAGAATATTGCCAACTCCATCACTACCAACCATCCGGAAGTCTACCTTATCGTCCTGCTTATCGATGAACGGCCGGAAGAAGTAACCGATATGCAGCGTTCGGTCAACGGTGAAGTCATCTCTTCCACCTTTGACGAACCGGCGACCCGTCACGTCCAGGTGGCGGAGATGGTTATCGAGAAGGCCCGTCGCCTGGTAGAGCACAAGCGGGATGTGGTCATCCTGCTCGATTCCATCACCCGTTTGGCCCGTGCCTACAACACCGTGGTGCCGCCGAGCGGCAAGATTCTCTCGGGGGGCGTCGATTCCAATGCTCTGCACAAGCCGAAGCGTTTTTTCGGCGCGGCGCGCAATATCGAAGAGGGGGGCAGTCTGACCATCATCGCCACCGCGCTGATCGACACCGGCAGCAAGATGGACGAGGTGATCTTCGAAGAGTTCAAAGGGACCGGAAATATGGAGCTGCAACTTGATCGACGCCTGGTCGATAAGCGGACTTTCCCGGCTATCGACATCAACAAGTCGGGCACTCGTCGCGAAGAGCTGTTGCTCGATACGACCACTTTGCAGCGCACCTGGTTGCTGCGTAAGGTGCTGTCCAACATGAATGTGGTCGACAGCATGGAATTCCTGCTGGAAAAACTGTCCGCCTGCAAAGGAAACCAGGAGTTCCTCGATTCCATGAATCAATAG
- the nudC gene encoding NAD(+) diphosphatase has translation MQILHWERSSRCCPQCGGNAQRLPGEWGKRCPKCGWVFFPNVHPCAITLVKRPGEVLLTRQAHWPAGRYSLISGFVHFGECLEEAAAREVKEETGVDITNLRYVGSQCWPFPSQLMAGFVADYAGGELQIDYRELEDARWFPLDDLPAMPPLRSISRYILDTFLFD, from the coding sequence TTGCAGATTCTGCATTGGGAAAGAAGCAGTCGTTGCTGTCCCCAGTGCGGTGGCAACGCCCAGCGTCTGCCCGGGGAATGGGGCAAGCGCTGTCCGAAGTGCGGCTGGGTATTCTTCCCCAATGTTCACCCCTGTGCCATTACCCTGGTGAAGAGACCGGGGGAAGTGTTGCTGACCCGTCAGGCCCATTGGCCGGCCGGGCGTTACAGCCTGATCTCGGGGTTTGTTCATTTCGGTGAATGTCTGGAAGAAGCAGCGGCCCGGGAAGTTAAGGAAGAGACAGGTGTTGATATCACCAACCTGCGTTATGTCGGCAGCCAATGCTGGCCTTTTCCCAGTCAGTTGATGGCCGGATTTGTGGCTGATTATGCCGGTGGCGAGTTGCAGATCGACTATCGGGAGCTGGAGGATGCCCGTTGGTTTCCGCTCGACGATCTGCCGGCGATGCCGCCGTTACGCAGTATCTCCCGATATATTCTGGATACTTTTTTGTTCGATTGA
- a CDS encoding RrF2 family transcriptional regulator, whose protein sequence is MVITRATEYAIRAVMFMAMQPSGTTVLKKDICREQEITPAFLTKILQPLIKSGIVGSHRGVRGGFYLSKSADSITLLDVIKAEEGDIHLNLCLEEAGTCQREAYCSVQKVWQEARAGLVETLDSYTFARLVEMADQGQPLDLP, encoded by the coding sequence GTGGTTATCACAAGGGCGACGGAATATGCCATTCGTGCAGTAATGTTTATGGCGATGCAGCCTTCCGGCACTACCGTACTAAAAAAAGATATCTGCCGGGAACAGGAGATCACCCCGGCTTTTCTCACCAAGATTCTGCAACCGTTGATCAAGAGCGGCATCGTCGGCTCTCACCGAGGCGTGCGGGGCGGATTTTACCTGAGCAAAAGCGCCGACAGCATCACCCTGCTCGACGTGATCAAGGCCGAGGAGGGGGATATCCACCTCAACCTCTGCCTCGAAGAAGCCGGGACCTGCCAACGGGAAGCCTACTGTTCAGTGCAGAAGGTCTGGCAAGAAGCCCGCGCCGGCCTGGTTGAGACCCTGGACAGCTATACCTTTGCCCGTCTAGTTGAAATGGCAGACCAGGGGCAGCCCCTCGACCTGCCTTGA
- a CDS encoding NAD(P)-dependent oxidoreductase: protein MGKHIIEEARRCLLCKEPLCTKGCPNQTAVSDMIRLFLDGKMKEAGKMLFENNPLSVICSSICPHENFCEGHCVLGRKSSPVQISDIEHYISSYYLDQYIPRKTAVRRDGRIAIIGSGPSGLTVAFILAANGYDVTIFESKDKIGGVLRYGIPDFRLPKDLLDKLKKRLLALGVKFRPNMLVGPIITLDDLLSDAYSAVFVGTGVWNPRPLRIKGETLGHVHYAINYLKSPEAYELGRKVVVIGAGNVAMDAARTALRNGATEVSILYRRGLNAMSATQHEYDYARIEGVSFSFFHAPVEITDSGVQCVRTEFVETEENGKSLRTVEDSGVFIYADSVIIAVSQAPRSNLKGIEIGKSGLVITDEVGRTTREGIFASGDVVTGAKTVAEAVSLSKKSAAAIMEYLESKA, encoded by the coding sequence ATGGGTAAGCATATCATCGAAGAAGCAAGGCGCTGCCTGCTGTGTAAAGAGCCTCTCTGTACAAAAGGGTGCCCAAACCAAACAGCCGTTAGCGACATGATCCGCCTGTTTCTTGACGGGAAAATGAAAGAAGCCGGCAAAATGCTGTTCGAAAACAACCCGTTGTCGGTCATCTGTTCCAGCATCTGTCCACACGAGAACTTTTGTGAAGGCCACTGTGTGCTTGGCCGCAAAAGCTCCCCCGTGCAAATCAGTGACATCGAGCATTACATCTCCAGCTACTATCTGGATCAGTATATTCCGAGAAAAACAGCAGTTCGCCGTGATGGCCGCATAGCTATTATCGGCTCTGGCCCCTCCGGGCTTACCGTTGCCTTTATCCTGGCTGCCAACGGCTACGATGTGACGATTTTTGAATCCAAAGACAAGATTGGGGGTGTGCTCCGATACGGCATTCCCGATTTCCGTTTGCCCAAGGATTTGCTGGATAAATTGAAGAAACGCTTACTGGCACTGGGCGTTAAGTTTCGCCCCAACATGCTTGTCGGCCCCATTATTACTCTCGATGACCTGCTCAGCGATGCCTATTCCGCCGTGTTTGTCGGCACCGGGGTGTGGAACCCGCGCCCGTTGCGCATTAAAGGCGAAACTCTCGGCCATGTGCACTACGCTATCAACTACCTCAAAAGCCCTGAAGCCTATGAGCTTGGGAGGAAGGTTGTGGTAATTGGTGCGGGCAACGTAGCCATGGATGCCGCCCGAACCGCCCTGCGAAACGGTGCAACAGAGGTGAGTATACTGTATCGGCGGGGGTTGAATGCCATGTCTGCCACCCAGCATGAATATGACTACGCTCGTATAGAAGGCGTTTCATTCTCTTTCTTCCATGCCCCTGTGGAGATTACCGACAGCGGCGTGCAGTGCGTGCGAACCGAGTTTGTGGAAACTGAAGAAAACGGAAAGAGCCTTCGTACAGTTGAAGACTCTGGTGTGTTCATTTATGCCGATTCCGTCATTATTGCCGTGAGTCAGGCCCCCAGAAGCAATCTTAAGGGAATTGAAATCGGCAAAAGCGGACTGGTGATTACAGACGAAGTGGGTCGTACTACGCGCGAGGGCATTTTTGCTTCAGGTGATGTGGTGACAGGCGCAAAAACCGTTGCCGAGGCTGTGAGCTTGTCGAAAAAATCTGCGGCGGCAATAATGGAATATCTGGAGAGTAAAGCATAG
- the gluQRS gene encoding tRNA glutamyl-Q(34) synthetase GluQRS, with amino-acid sequence MVCSQDSPRVVGRFAPSPSGPLHFGSLVAAIGSYCLARQSGGSWLVRIEDLDAPRVVAGAADHILQTLEACGLEWDGPVLYQSRRTDRYQAALDRLQQSGLLFACGCSRKEVLASAPHVGEEGPVYAGVCRAGLPEGRRPRSLRIRVPQEQVCFVDGVFGAREQRLESVVGDFVLRRADGLFAYQLAVVVDDAESGVNQVVRGADLLASTPRQIFLQSCLGYSPPEYIHLPLALASDGEKISKRHGAAAIATAEGRAQALWRALRFLGQAVPEDLQRASASEVVAWGVKHFALQQVPTGSQVADG; translated from the coding sequence ATGGTTTGTTCGCAGGACAGTCCGCGGGTGGTTGGTCGCTTTGCACCGAGTCCCAGTGGGCCTCTTCATTTCGGTTCATTGGTGGCGGCAATCGGCAGCTACTGCCTGGCTCGTCAGAGTGGCGGATCCTGGCTGGTGCGTATCGAGGACCTTGATGCGCCGCGGGTGGTGGCGGGTGCTGCGGACCATATTTTACAGACTCTCGAAGCCTGTGGGCTGGAGTGGGACGGTCCGGTGCTTTATCAGAGCCGGCGGACCGATCGTTATCAGGCGGCTTTGGACCGTTTGCAGCAGAGTGGTTTGCTTTTTGCCTGTGGATGTTCTCGCAAGGAGGTGCTGGCCAGCGCTCCCCACGTTGGCGAGGAGGGTCCTGTTTATGCGGGTGTTTGCCGGGCCGGCTTGCCTGAAGGTCGTCGACCTCGCTCTTTGCGGATTCGCGTACCGCAGGAGCAGGTTTGTTTCGTTGACGGAGTGTTCGGTGCTCGGGAACAGCGGCTGGAAAGCGTGGTGGGGGATTTTGTCTTGCGCCGAGCGGACGGTTTGTTTGCCTATCAGTTGGCGGTGGTCGTGGATGATGCCGAATCCGGTGTCAATCAAGTGGTGCGTGGCGCCGACCTGCTGGCCTCGACACCGCGCCAGATCTTTTTGCAGAGTTGCCTCGGTTATTCGCCTCCGGAATATATTCATCTGCCGCTAGCACTTGCCTCGGACGGCGAAAAAATCAGCAAGCGCCATGGCGCGGCGGCTATCGCAACAGCCGAAGGCCGGGCGCAGGCCTTGTGGCGGGCACTGCGTTTTCTTGGTCAGGCGGTGCCGGAGGACCTGCAAAGGGCCTCCGCCTCCGAAGTTGTGGCCTGGGGAGTAAAGCATTTTGCTCTGCAGCAGGTGCCGACCGGTTCCCAGGTGGCCGATGGCTGA
- the rpmE gene encoding 50S ribosomal protein L31: MKDGIHPAYDVVTVKCHCGFSFETRSTKKDEITTEVCSACHPFFTGKQKLMDTAGRIERFRKKYGQKK; the protein is encoded by the coding sequence ATGAAAGACGGAATCCATCCTGCCTATGATGTGGTCACAGTTAAATGTCACTGTGGCTTTTCCTTTGAGACTCGCTCTACAAAAAAAGACGAAATCACCACGGAAGTCTGCTCGGCTTGCCACCCCTTCTTTACCGGCAAGCAGAAGTTGATGGATACCGCGGGTCGAATTGAGCGTTTCCGCAAAAAATACGGCCAGAAGAAGTAG
- the thyX gene encoding FAD-dependent thymidylate synthase, producing the protein MFVQLLQHTPEPERVVAAAARLCYSASSVEQLMEQGPQERARLLEKILSLGHLSVLEHASFSFGVEGISRACSHQLVRHRLASFSQQSQRYVSHKERFAAVVPPTIAERPELLERYERLFDEVHELYREMLESGVPAEDARFVLPNAAQTKLVLTMNARELLHFFNLRCCRRAQWEIRAMAIEMLRLARIAAPLLFAGAGPACLTKPCPEGAMTCGAIDQVRREFSEL; encoded by the coding sequence ATGTTCGTACAGCTATTGCAGCATACTCCCGAGCCCGAACGGGTGGTGGCGGCGGCGGCCCGGCTTTGCTATTCAGCATCTTCTGTTGAGCAGTTGATGGAACAGGGACCGCAAGAGCGTGCCCGGCTGTTGGAAAAAATTCTCTCCCTGGGGCATCTGTCTGTTTTAGAGCACGCCTCCTTTTCCTTTGGTGTCGAGGGGATTAGTCGTGCTTGCTCCCATCAGTTGGTCCGCCATCGTCTAGCATCCTTTTCACAGCAAAGTCAGCGTTATGTTTCCCACAAGGAACGTTTTGCTGCTGTAGTACCACCGACAATTGCCGAACGGCCCGAGTTGTTGGAGCGATACGAACGGCTTTTTGATGAGGTGCATGAGTTGTATCGTGAGATGCTTGAGTCGGGTGTTCCGGCAGAGGATGCTCGCTTTGTGCTGCCCAATGCCGCACAGACCAAGCTGGTGCTGACCATGAACGCGCGAGAATTGCTGCATTTTTTCAACTTGCGCTGTTGCCGTCGAGCCCAGTGGGAAATCCGCGCTATGGCTATCGAAATGTTGCGTTTGGCACGAATTGCCGCACCTCTGCTCTTTGCCGGAGCGGGCCCCGCTTGTCTGACCAAACCCTGCCCTGAAGGCGCTATGACTTGTGGTGCCATTGATCAAGTGCGGCGGGAGTTTTCCGAACTCTGA